The genomic interval ACTGCTTCAAGGGCCACCATAGCCTTGAAAGTTGTGTCATGATTCTTTCTAATCTTTCCCATCTTGCCATACCTCCTTTTAGGTTATGGCAGGTTAACATACACCTTAATACTCTGTCTAAATTCTGGGGAGCATTATAATGATTCACAGAGAACTGCTGGATGGATATGCTGCATATAATTTGCTGGGAAGCCGTAACGGTATAGTGCATATAGGCTGTTGGGCACATGTACGACGTAAGTTTCATGAAGTGGTGAAGGCAAGACCCAAGGGGAGTACGAAGAAGGGTTATGCGGATGATGCACTTGCATGGATAGGTCAGCTATACGCTATTGAGCAGGAGGCGGATGAGAAGAAGTTTACAGCAGACGAACGTTACAAATTACGACAGGAGAAGTCTGTTCCGCTGTTGAAGCAGATTAAGAAGTGGCTTGATGATATTGCACCCAAGATACCTCCTCAGGGTCTTCTTGGTAAGGCTGCACTCAATCAGTGGGATCGCCTTGAGAGATATACGCTGGATGGGCTGCTGCGTCCTGACAATAATCTTGCAGAGAATGCGATAAGGCCGTTTGTCGTGGGCCGCAAGAACTGGCTGTTCTCTGCAATTCCGGAAGGCGCCACAGCAAGTGCAACGATCTACAGCCTGATAGAAACA from Nitrospirota bacterium carries:
- a CDS encoding IS66 family transposase, whose product is MIHRELLDGYAAYNLLGSRNGIVHIGCWAHVRRKFHEVVKARPKGSTKKGYADDALAWIGQLYAIEQEADEKKFTADERYKLRQEKSVPLLKQIKKWLDDIAPKIPPQGLLGKAALNQWDRLERYTLDGLLRPDNNLAENAIRPFVVGRKNWLFSAIPEGATASATIYSLIETAKGNGLEPYRYLRYMFERLPLAETESDYKALLPQYVDRNSILSMQL